A window of Tautonia plasticadhaerens contains these coding sequences:
- a CDS encoding FG-GAP-like repeat-containing protein, translating into MSLRRRILGPAVALAIAVGLGLATVLGLGDGLGSRPPGAPPGPGEVAEPSWEAIVEATQAQQWPRVEALLRDWVDRREDDGKARIMLGQMLVSTDRRSEGARVLAGVGADDPSYADARTQLGELALSLGDAPRAEVAFRQAAEADPKAVAPRGRLIYLLGLQLRSAEARDVLWQLHEATGDARMLVDLILDAAKSEVDVRGISPEIGQFLDGSPDDAFLRRAYGLSLHWKGEFSAALPHLEAAASGLVDDPIGRLALAECRAQLGLPVELPGAMGTIPDPPADASRWWVSLGQLQQAEGRPGDALESFRRAVALNPESPEAHHRLSQELSRSGDDVGAAEHSRRAEELRRRWVVLRRNFTDLRSFGFEEDAELLARLGDQCRDASLLAEARAWYEHAIGRDPGSPAASRLAALAGRTDPFPVARSRPRRVAGPAGADRDRTPGPGPDAPPTARFEDVAASAGIAYQYDHGPRDEIYLADTMGGGVGLLDFDGDGRLDLYFVNGCPMPYDRDDPPAPNRLYRNLGAWRFEDVTESAGVGGHGYGMGCAVADYDDDGHEDLFITGLDRTVLYRNNGDGTFEDVTESAGVASDRWTTAAGFGDFDRDGDLDLFVVTYVEDDSDAPRPCRDHAGRPVHCSPAHSPAQQDLLFRNEGDGTFADASVGAGIEAPAGRGLGLAIADFDGDSLLDAYVANDASPDFLFRNLGGLRFEEVGAASGLALDGSGHATASMGVVADDLVADGLIDLLHTNFLNEANTLHRNLGGGQFADATLSGGLAAPSLSTTGFGTAAVDADNDGTLDLFVANGHVDDQPWVNSPMPQPPQLFLGRGGGRFTLADADAFPYLSRRVVGRGLASGDLDDDGRADLVVVHRGSPAAVLRNVTEGGHWLGLRLIGTRSPRTPVGARVEVEAGGLRIVRWLTSGTGYLSAHDNRLWLGLGAAEAVDRLEIHWPSGLRQSIAGLAADRRYELREGGEPSPMIPPPTR; encoded by the coding sequence ATGAGCCTGAGACGACGGATCCTCGGCCCGGCGGTCGCCCTGGCGATCGCCGTCGGCCTCGGCCTGGCGACGGTCCTGGGGCTCGGGGACGGCCTGGGGTCCCGCCCCCCGGGGGCCCCCCCGGGGCCTGGGGAGGTGGCCGAGCCCTCCTGGGAGGCGATCGTCGAGGCGACCCAGGCCCAGCAGTGGCCGAGGGTCGAGGCGCTGCTGCGGGACTGGGTCGACCGCCGGGAGGACGACGGCAAGGCCCGGATCATGCTCGGCCAGATGCTCGTCTCCACCGACCGCCGGTCCGAGGGGGCCCGGGTGCTGGCGGGCGTGGGGGCCGACGACCCCTCCTATGCCGACGCCCGGACCCAGCTCGGGGAACTCGCCCTCTCCCTCGGCGACGCCCCTCGGGCCGAGGTCGCCTTCCGCCAGGCCGCCGAGGCCGATCCGAAGGCCGTCGCCCCTCGGGGGCGCCTGATCTACCTGCTCGGCCTCCAGCTGCGGTCGGCCGAGGCCCGGGACGTCCTCTGGCAGCTCCACGAGGCCACCGGGGACGCCCGGATGCTCGTCGACCTGATCCTGGATGCCGCCAAGTCGGAGGTCGACGTCCGGGGCATCTCTCCCGAGATCGGGCAGTTCCTGGACGGGTCGCCCGACGACGCCTTCCTCCGGCGTGCCTACGGCCTCTCGCTGCACTGGAAGGGAGAGTTCTCGGCGGCCTTGCCGCACCTGGAGGCCGCGGCGTCGGGCCTGGTCGACGACCCGATCGGCCGGCTCGCCCTGGCCGAATGCCGGGCGCAGCTCGGCCTGCCGGTCGAACTGCCGGGGGCGATGGGGACCATCCCCGATCCCCCGGCCGACGCCTCCCGATGGTGGGTCTCCCTCGGCCAGCTCCAGCAGGCCGAGGGCCGCCCCGGAGACGCCTTGGAGAGCTTCCGACGCGCCGTCGCGTTGAACCCCGAGTCGCCCGAGGCCCACCACCGGCTCTCCCAGGAGCTCTCGAGGTCGGGGGACGACGTCGGGGCCGCCGAGCACTCCCGACGGGCCGAGGAGCTGCGAAGGCGCTGGGTCGTCCTCCGCCGCAACTTCACCGACCTGCGCAGCTTCGGCTTCGAGGAGGACGCCGAGTTGCTGGCCCGGCTGGGGGACCAGTGCCGGGACGCCTCGCTCCTGGCCGAGGCCCGCGCCTGGTACGAGCACGCGATCGGGCGCGACCCGGGCTCGCCCGCCGCCTCCCGGCTCGCCGCCCTTGCCGGCCGCACCGACCCGTTCCCGGTCGCCCGGTCCCGGCCCCGTCGGGTCGCCGGCCCCGCCGGGGCCGATCGCGACCGGACGCCCGGGCCCGGGCCGGACGCCCCGCCCACGGCCCGCTTCGAGGACGTCGCCGCCTCGGCGGGGATCGCCTACCAATACGACCACGGGCCCCGCGACGAGATTTATCTGGCCGACACGATGGGAGGCGGCGTGGGCCTGCTCGACTTCGACGGCGACGGCCGGCTCGACCTCTATTTCGTCAACGGCTGCCCGATGCCCTACGACCGGGACGACCCGCCGGCCCCGAACCGGCTCTACCGGAACCTCGGCGCCTGGCGGTTCGAGGACGTGACCGAGTCGGCCGGCGTCGGCGGCCACGGCTACGGGATGGGCTGCGCCGTGGCGGACTACGACGACGATGGGCATGAGGACCTGTTCATCACGGGGCTCGACCGCACCGTCCTCTACCGCAACAACGGCGACGGCACCTTCGAGGACGTGACCGAGTCCGCCGGCGTGGCGTCCGACCGCTGGACCACGGCCGCCGGCTTCGGCGACTTCGACCGCGACGGCGACCTCGACCTGTTCGTCGTCACCTACGTCGAGGACGACTCCGACGCCCCCCGGCCCTGCCGAGACCACGCCGGCCGGCCGGTCCACTGCTCCCCCGCCCACTCCCCGGCGCAGCAGGATCTCCTCTTCCGCAACGAGGGGGACGGCACCTTCGCCGACGCGTCGGTCGGGGCGGGCATCGAGGCCCCCGCCGGCCGGGGGCTCGGCCTGGCGATCGCCGACTTCGACGGCGACTCGCTCCTGGATGCGTACGTCGCCAACGACGCCAGCCCCGACTTCCTCTTCCGGAACCTCGGCGGGCTGCGGTTCGAGGAGGTCGGCGCCGCCTCGGGCCTGGCGCTCGACGGCTCCGGCCACGCCACCGCGAGCATGGGGGTGGTGGCCGACGACCTCGTCGCCGACGGCCTGATCGACCTGCTGCACACCAACTTCCTGAACGAGGCGAACACCCTGCACCGCAACCTCGGCGGCGGGCAATTCGCCGACGCCACCCTCTCCGGCGGCCTGGCCGCCCCGAGCCTCTCGACCACCGGCTTCGGGACCGCGGCGGTCGACGCGGACAACGACGGCACGCTCGACCTGTTCGTCGCCAACGGCCACGTCGACGACCAGCCCTGGGTCAACAGCCCGATGCCCCAGCCGCCGCAACTGTTCCTCGGGCGGGGGGGCGGCCGGTTTACCCTGGCCGACGCGGACGCCTTCCCATACCTGTCCCGCCGCGTCGTCGGCCGGGGGCTGGCGAGCGGGGACCTGGACGACGACGGCCGGGCAGATCTGGTGGTCGTGCACCGCGGCTCGCCGGCCGCGGTGTTGCGAAATGTCACCGAGGGGGGGCACTGGCTGGGCCTCCGGCTGATCGGCACCCGATCGCCCAGGACCCCGGTCGGTGCCCGGGTCGAGGTCGAGGCCGGGGGCCTCCGAATCGTCCGCTGGCTGACCTCGGGGACGGGCTACCTCTCGGCGCACGACAACCGGCTCTGGCTCGGCCTCGGCGCGGCGGAGGCGGTCGATCGGCTGGAAATTCACTGGCCTTCCGGGCTCCGGCAGTCGATCGCCGGCCTGGCCGCCGACCGCCGTTACGAACTCCGGGAGGGGGGGGAGCCTAGCCCGATGATCCCCCCCCCGACCCGATGA
- a CDS encoding DUF1559 domain-containing protein produces MAPIRRSITRGFTLIELLVVIAIIGVLIALLLPAVQSAREAARRAQCTNNLKQLALAMMNYESSNGSFPMGDSYVLGNAASGGGWIRQNFGPFVGMSQYYEQGNLYNTLNTSVMIYLAENSTTNGIGIATLWCPSDSASEFQLAPGVYDEGSDNTGWDGALIPMRYSSYAGNSGVLYYHAPRLGGNPGLYGRNTGIFQHAGRPPGRSSSEPTGKVIRLADIRDGTSNTIVMGDVNYGKLADGLTALGESPYGSKWWTSGLIGDTTYAAIFPPNFFRTMADALTLDPYFPENQPQSNFGATANSFHPGGANFAFCDGSVRFVKDTINSWNPFLIDYIDRGVAYNNDGPLPPHGVYQALHTRASGEVVSADQY; encoded by the coding sequence ATGGCACCGATACGCCGCTCGATCACCCGTGGATTCACGCTGATCGAGTTACTCGTGGTCATCGCCATCATCGGCGTCCTGATCGCCCTGCTGCTGCCCGCCGTGCAGTCGGCCCGCGAGGCCGCCCGGCGCGCCCAGTGCACCAACAACCTCAAGCAACTCGCCCTGGCGATGATGAATTACGAGAGCTCCAACGGGAGCTTCCCGATGGGCGACTCGTACGTGCTGGGCAACGCCGCGTCCGGCGGCGGCTGGATCCGCCAGAACTTCGGCCCGTTCGTCGGCATGTCGCAGTACTACGAGCAGGGCAACCTCTACAACACGCTCAACACGAGCGTGATGATCTACCTGGCCGAGAACTCCACCACCAACGGCATCGGCATCGCGACGCTCTGGTGCCCGAGCGACTCGGCCTCCGAGTTCCAGCTCGCCCCCGGGGTCTACGACGAGGGCTCCGACAACACCGGCTGGGACGGGGCGCTGATCCCGATGCGCTACAGCAGCTACGCCGGCAACTCGGGCGTGCTCTACTACCACGCCCCGAGGCTGGGCGGCAACCCGGGCCTCTACGGCCGCAACACGGGCATCTTCCAGCACGCGGGCCGGCCGCCCGGCCGCAGCTCCAGCGAGCCCACCGGCAAGGTGATCCGGCTCGCCGACATCCGGGACGGCACCTCGAATACGATCGTGATGGGAGACGTGAACTATGGGAAGCTCGCAGATGGCCTAACGGCCCTGGGCGAATCGCCCTACGGCTCGAAGTGGTGGACCTCGGGGCTGATCGGCGACACCACCTACGCGGCGATCTTCCCGCCGAACTTCTTCCGCACGATGGCGGATGCCCTGACCCTCGACCCGTACTTCCCCGAGAATCAACCCCAGAGCAACTTCGGCGCGACCGCCAACAGCTTCCACCCCGGGGGGGCGAACTTCGCCTTCTGCGACGGCTCGGTCCGCTTCGTCAAGGACACCATCAACTCCTGGAACCCCTTCCTGATCGATTACATCGACCGGGGGGTGGCCTACAACAACGACGGGCCCCTGCCGCCGCACGGCGTCTATCAGGCGCTGCACACCCGCGCCAGCGGCGAGGTCGTCAGCGCCGACCAGTATTGA
- a CDS encoding FG-GAP-like repeat-containing protein encodes MRRRWAWVAALLVVLGLGSALWIDREARLRRFGGGLEEARSALLDGRHATARRRLADLVDRRPGHGEALYLLGLCEQLLGHPDRAEAAWARIPGGTPEAGLALLHWADVEQERGRLAAAEDRLRAALGIPGAHRPMARWSLVLLLRHEGRFDEARVVFRRGLAEHPEPVEAMKILYKLDTDPFPVETARRDLEIAHRLAPEDDRAWLGLAHLATRSGRFDEAEGWLDRCLGRRPGDPAVWRARLDWALAAGRTGDASEALAHLPAGTDAEADALRFEAWFARQDGDREAERLALEALDRIDPSRPEVIDRLAAIAAEEGRTEAAAGYRAVRTRLEEDRDAYVDLLLAGDLVARSRELSRQAAALGRRFDALAWAALADGAVDEAEVPSAPEADVGGASLADLIPEFAPRPGSAGRGASAEGRGEGKRVLVPRFEDDSARAGLDFVHDRGHVDGRLILPETGAGGVGLLDFDGDGRLDLYAVQAGTFPPAPGAPNADRLYRNRGDGTFEDVSTCSGIASMPGGYGHGVAVGDVDDDGDPDLLVTRWRSYALYRNEGDGTFADATEEAGLGGDRGWPTSAAFADLDDDGDLDLYVCQYLEWDEHGDRTCLDPDDPTNYACNPRDFPALPDRVFRNDGGRFVDVTEEAGFVDPDGRGLGVVAADVDGDRRVDLFVANDMTPDYLFLNRGGFRFEEVGAVAGVAANAQGNYQAGMGTACGDLDGDGRLDLLVTNYFEESTSFFRNLGGGYFADQSAEVNLEAPTRELLGFGLALLDANLDGRLDVLSANGHVHDGRPRYPYAMPAHLLLGGPDGRLVDPGASAGPPFSVPHLGRGLAVGDLDDDGRPDAVLQAQDGPLVYLHNRTEDPGRFLVLRLEGTESNRDAVGAIVTVEAGGRRLVASRNGGGSYQSAGDPRLHFGLGDASEVDAVEVDAVEVRWPSGRVDRHLDLDADAAYLLREGSAAPLPLPGFPRADAPEVASGG; translated from the coding sequence ATGCGACGGCGATGGGCCTGGGTGGCCGCCCTCCTGGTTGTCCTCGGCCTGGGATCGGCCCTCTGGATCGACCGGGAGGCGCGGCTCCGCCGCTTCGGGGGCGGGCTGGAGGAGGCCCGCTCCGCCCTGCTCGACGGCCGACACGCCACGGCCCGGCGCCGGCTCGCCGACCTCGTCGATCGGCGGCCCGGCCACGGCGAGGCGCTCTACCTGCTCGGCCTCTGCGAGCAGCTGCTCGGCCATCCCGATCGGGCCGAGGCCGCCTGGGCCCGCATCCCCGGGGGGACTCCCGAAGCCGGCCTGGCGCTGCTGCACTGGGCCGACGTCGAGCAGGAGCGGGGCCGGTTGGCGGCCGCCGAGGACCGCCTGCGCGCCGCCCTGGGGATCCCCGGGGCGCATCGGCCGATGGCCCGCTGGTCGCTCGTACTGCTGCTGCGGCATGAGGGCCGGTTCGACGAGGCCCGGGTCGTCTTCCGCCGGGGGCTCGCCGAGCACCCCGAGCCGGTCGAGGCGATGAAGATCCTCTACAAGCTCGACACCGACCCCTTCCCCGTCGAGACCGCCCGGCGCGACCTGGAGATCGCCCACCGCCTGGCCCCCGAGGACGACCGCGCCTGGCTCGGCCTGGCCCACCTCGCCACCCGGTCCGGCCGGTTCGACGAGGCGGAGGGCTGGCTCGACCGCTGCCTCGGGCGCCGTCCGGGGGACCCCGCCGTCTGGCGGGCCCGGCTCGACTGGGCCCTCGCCGCCGGGCGCACCGGGGACGCCTCCGAGGCCCTCGCACACCTGCCCGCCGGGACCGACGCCGAGGCCGACGCGCTGCGGTTCGAGGCCTGGTTCGCCCGGCAGGACGGCGACCGCGAGGCCGAGCGACTCGCCCTGGAGGCGCTCGACCGGATCGACCCGAGCCGGCCCGAGGTGATCGACCGCCTCGCCGCGATCGCCGCCGAGGAGGGCCGCACCGAGGCCGCCGCCGGCTACCGGGCCGTCCGCACCCGGCTGGAGGAGGACCGGGACGCCTACGTCGACCTGCTCCTCGCCGGCGACCTGGTCGCCCGGTCCCGCGAGCTGTCCCGCCAGGCGGCCGCCCTCGGCCGGCGCTTCGACGCCCTCGCCTGGGCCGCCCTGGCCGACGGCGCCGTGGACGAGGCCGAGGTCCCCTCGGCGCCCGAGGCGGACGTCGGGGGGGCGTCCCTGGCCGACCTGATCCCCGAGTTCGCCCCCCGGCCGGGGTCGGCGGGCCGAGGGGCGTCGGCGGAGGGGAGAGGAGAGGGCAAGCGGGTCCTCGTCCCCCGGTTCGAGGACGACTCGGCCCGGGCCGGGCTGGACTTCGTGCACGACCGGGGCCACGTCGACGGCCGCCTCATCCTCCCCGAGACCGGCGCCGGCGGGGTGGGCCTGCTCGACTTCGACGGCGACGGCCGGCTCGACCTCTATGCCGTCCAGGCCGGCACCTTCCCCCCGGCGCCCGGGGCGCCGAACGCCGATCGCCTCTATCGCAATCGCGGCGACGGCACGTTCGAAGACGTCTCGACATGCTCTGGCATCGCCTCGATGCCCGGCGGCTACGGCCACGGGGTCGCGGTGGGGGACGTCGACGACGACGGCGACCCGGACCTGCTCGTCACCCGGTGGCGGTCGTACGCGCTCTATCGGAACGAGGGGGACGGCACCTTCGCCGACGCCACCGAGGAGGCCGGGCTGGGGGGGGACCGGGGCTGGCCGACCTCGGCCGCCTTCGCCGACCTGGACGACGACGGCGACCTGGACCTCTACGTCTGCCAATACCTGGAGTGGGACGAGCACGGCGACCGCACCTGCCTCGACCCCGACGACCCGACGAACTACGCCTGCAACCCCCGGGACTTCCCCGCCCTGCCCGACCGGGTCTTCCGCAACGACGGGGGCCGGTTCGTCGACGTGACCGAGGAGGCCGGGTTCGTCGACCCGGACGGCCGGGGCCTGGGGGTCGTCGCGGCCGACGTGGACGGGGACCGGCGGGTCGACCTCTTCGTCGCCAACGACATGACGCCCGACTACCTGTTCCTGAATCGGGGCGGCTTCCGATTCGAGGAGGTGGGGGCCGTGGCCGGGGTGGCCGCCAACGCCCAGGGGAACTACCAGGCCGGCATGGGGACCGCCTGCGGCGACCTCGACGGCGACGGCCGGCTCGACCTGCTGGTCACCAACTACTTCGAAGAGTCGACCTCGTTCTTCCGCAACCTCGGCGGCGGCTACTTCGCCGACCAGTCGGCCGAGGTGAACCTGGAGGCCCCGACCCGGGAGCTGCTCGGCTTCGGCCTGGCGCTGCTCGACGCGAACCTCGACGGCCGGCTCGACGTGCTCAGCGCCAACGGCCACGTCCACGACGGCCGCCCCCGATACCCCTACGCGATGCCCGCCCACCTGCTGCTGGGGGGCCCCGACGGCCGCCTGGTCGACCCCGGCGCCTCGGCCGGCCCGCCCTTCTCGGTGCCGCACCTCGGCCGGGGGCTGGCCGTCGGCGACCTGGACGACGACGGCCGGCCCGACGCCGTCCTCCAGGCCCAGGACGGGCCGCTCGTGTACCTGCACAACCGCACCGAGGATCCGGGCCGCTTCCTCGTCCTCCGGCTCGAAGGGACGGAGTCGAATCGGGACGCCGTCGGCGCGATCGTGACGGTCGAGGCCGGGGGTCGTCGCCTCGTCGCCTCCCGGAACGGCGGGGGCAGCTACCAGTCGGCCGGCGACCCCCGGCTGCACTTCGGCCTCGGGGACGCGAGCGAGGTCGACGCGGTCGAGGTCGACGCGGTCGAGGTCCGTTGGCCCTCCGGGCGGGTCGACCGCCACCTCGATCTCGACGCCGACGCCGCGTACCTGCTCCGGGAGGGCTCGGCGGCCCCCCTGCCCCTCCCCGGCTTCCCGAGGGCCGACGCCCCGGAGGTCGCCTCCGGCGGATGA